In Oscillatoria acuminata PCC 6304, a single window of DNA contains:
- a CDS encoding sensor histidine kinase, giving the protein MTRLGQGEYTRIKAANVTRSPKEEIKSMWEETVTREQLLLEVQTLRRDVEMLKQEKNDLEILLENTTEHCDNIEAELLKAKEVAEVASRAKSEFLANMSHELRTPLNGILGYAQLMLEEEEDLTEQQRLDLTKIYQCGEHLLTLIADILDIAKIEACRLEIDAQEFNFPLFLKGIFDLFDMRSKQKGIEFTYERVTPLPSGIYTDQKRLRQILINLLGNAIKFTDSGWVAFKVGYAVNGQWCNSDRPPGCHPLPNSNGTPEELKAELENSGHRASRKIRFEIRDTGIGIPEEMLNEIFLPFHQVGDKSRMAEGTGLGLAISKKLVEMMGGELHVSSRLGEGSLFWMELELQELPEWVDHSNSLPLRIGNYPSK; this is encoded by the coding sequence TTGACAAGACTTGGACAAGGCGAGTACACCCGGATAAAAGCGGCAAATGTCACGCGATCGCCAAAGGAAGAGATTAAGTCTATGTGGGAAGAGACAGTAACAAGAGAACAGCTCCTTTTGGAGGTCCAGACCCTGCGCCGGGATGTGGAAATGCTCAAGCAGGAAAAAAATGACCTGGAAATTCTGCTGGAAAATACTACAGAACACTGCGATAATATCGAAGCCGAGCTATTAAAAGCTAAAGAGGTGGCGGAAGTTGCAAGCCGTGCTAAAAGCGAATTTTTAGCCAATATGAGCCACGAATTGCGAACTCCTTTAAATGGGATCTTAGGCTATGCCCAACTGATGTTGGAAGAAGAAGAAGACCTCACGGAACAACAACGACTTGACCTCACTAAAATTTATCAATGCGGCGAACATCTCTTAACGTTAATTGCTGATATTTTAGATATTGCTAAAATCGAAGCCTGCCGATTAGAAATCGATGCCCAAGAATTTAACTTTCCCCTCTTCCTTAAGGGAATTTTTGATTTATTTGATATGCGCTCTAAACAAAAGGGGATCGAGTTTACTTATGAGCGGGTTACTCCCTTACCCAGTGGCATTTACACGGATCAGAAACGATTGCGGCAAATTTTAATTAATTTATTGGGTAATGCCATTAAGTTTACCGATTCCGGTTGGGTTGCGTTTAAAGTGGGCTATGCGGTCAATGGCCAGTGGTGTAATAGCGATCGCCCCCCGGGTTGTCACCCTCTCCCCAATAGCAACGGGACTCCCGAGGAACTCAAGGCAGAATTGGAGAATAGCGGACATCGGGCCTCCCGAAAAATTCGCTTTGAAATTCGAGATACAGGCATCGGCATTCCCGAGGAAATGCTCAACGAAATTTTTCTCCCCTTCCATCAAGTTGGAGATAAAAGCCGGATGGCAGAAGGGACCGGACTGGGACTCGCTATTAGTAAAAAATTAGTGGAAATGATGGGAGGAGAACTCCATGTCAGCAGTCGTCTCGGCGAAGGGAGCCTCTTTTGGATGGAGTTAGAGTTGCAAGAACTTCCAGAATGGGTAGATCATAGCAACTCGTTACCCTTAAGAATCGGAAATTACCCCTCAAAATAA
- a CDS encoding DUF6272 family protein, with amino-acid sequence MTEIFGDFIEDLPTGTEYLILGFSPASIPLKQRWRNNGLSADFLADYLTTFFPNSDEIASHSHKKAEIQCAVSYIANELLENAMKFSMETQGYPISIQLHLNSERIIFVTTNSICWEKVKGFQAFLKRLSTEDPIELYIEQLEKNAREGNSNASGVGFLSMINDYGAKIGWKFQDMNGEQKALAVTTMVQILL; translated from the coding sequence ATGACTGAGATATTTGGAGACTTCATTGAGGATTTGCCCACGGGAACGGAATATTTGATTTTGGGATTTTCTCCCGCTTCGATTCCCCTCAAGCAGCGATGGCGAAACAATGGATTATCGGCGGATTTTCTAGCAGACTATTTAACGACATTTTTTCCCAATAGTGATGAAATCGCTTCACATTCGCATAAAAAAGCCGAAATCCAATGTGCCGTCAGCTATATTGCCAATGAACTCCTAGAAAATGCCATGAAGTTTAGTATGGAGACTCAGGGATATCCGATTAGTATTCAACTCCACTTAAATTCTGAAAGAATTATTTTTGTTACTACTAATAGTATTTGCTGGGAGAAAGTGAAAGGGTTTCAGGCATTTTTAAAGCGGTTAAGCACTGAGGATCCCATAGAACTCTACATTGAACAACTGGAAAAAAATGCCCGAGAGGGTAACAGCAATGCATCGGGAGTGGGTTTTCTGAGCATGATCAACGACTATGGCGCTAAGATAGGGTGGAAATTTCAGGATATGAATGGGGAGCAAAAAGCGCTCGCTGTAACCACAATGGTACAGATCTTATTATAA
- the cobA gene encoding uroporphyrinogen-III C-methyltransferase, whose translation MVVQSYNSTRTKAKTLGKVYLVGAGPGDPGLLTIKGKTLLECADVVIYDALVSPQIIALINPHAEQINAGKRRGRHSLKQDETTQILIEQAQIHAVVVRLKGGDPFVFGRGGEEMEDLIAAGVAVEVVPGVTSGIAAPAYAGIPLTHRGYSSSVTFVTGHETVGKYRPQVNWQAIAQGSETIAVYMGVHNLPYITQELLNAGLSPDTPIALIRWGTRPDQEELIGTLETIVQRVEESGFEAPAIAVIGQVVNLHSILSTSRPAVFG comes from the coding sequence ATGGTAGTACAATCTTACAACTCCACCAGAACAAAGGCCAAAACATTAGGCAAAGTGTATTTAGTTGGGGCAGGACCCGGAGACCCGGGTTTGCTGACCATTAAGGGCAAAACCCTTTTAGAATGTGCCGATGTGGTGATTTATGATGCCTTAGTCAGCCCACAAATTATTGCCCTAATTAATCCTCATGCTGAACAAATTAATGCTGGAAAACGCCGGGGACGGCATTCGTTGAAGCAAGATGAGACCACCCAAATATTAATCGAACAGGCACAGATTCATGCCGTTGTGGTGCGGTTAAAAGGCGGGGATCCGTTTGTGTTCGGTCGCGGTGGGGAAGAGATGGAGGATTTAATTGCCGCTGGGGTGGCGGTGGAGGTGGTGCCTGGGGTGACCTCGGGAATTGCGGCCCCTGCTTATGCGGGAATTCCCTTGACCCATCGGGGATATAGTTCTTCGGTGACGTTTGTGACGGGACATGAGACGGTGGGGAAATATCGACCCCAGGTGAATTGGCAGGCGATCGCCCAAGGTTCAGAAACCATCGCCGTCTATATGGGCGTGCATAATTTACCCTATATTACCCAAGAACTGCTGAATGCAGGGCTGAGTCCAGACACCCCGATCGCCTTAATTCGCTGGGGGACCCGCCCAGATCAAGAAGAACTGATTGGCACCCTAGAAACCATTGTCCAACGGGTTGAAGAAAGTGGATTTGAGGCCCCGGCGATCGCCGTGATTGGTCAGGTGGTCAATTTACATTCCATTTTGTCCACCAGTCGTCCTGCCGTTTTTGGGTAA
- a CDS encoding SAM-dependent methyltransferase, producing the protein MDFEAFFTVHCNLPREGPGSDEATREAIRRLPPLPRSPRVLDLGCGPGRQSLVLAQELNGSVIAVDLHEPFLQQLEVSAVQAGLGDRITIRHADMGALEDPPGSFDLIWSEGAIYLLGFANGLRLWRPLLRDGGLVGVSECSWIQDNPPREVREFWQVEYPEMMTIEDNLKTATEAGYEVFEPFILPRSHWWDEYLTPLSHRVKQLRASGNLTPALSQVLAETEREIDICDRYGDFFGYVFYLMKKP; encoded by the coding sequence ATGGATTTTGAGGCATTTTTTACGGTGCACTGCAATCTGCCTAGGGAAGGGCCGGGAAGTGATGAGGCGACGCGGGAGGCGATTCGCCGGTTACCACCCTTGCCCCGATCGCCTCGGGTTTTGGACCTCGGATGTGGTCCTGGACGGCAGAGTTTGGTGTTGGCGCAAGAGTTGAATGGGTCGGTGATCGCGGTGGATTTGCATGAACCGTTTCTGCAACAGTTAGAAGTGTCGGCGGTTCAAGCGGGACTGGGCGATCGCATCACCATTCGTCACGCCGATATGGGGGCCTTAGAGGACCCTCCCGGCAGTTTTGACCTGATTTGGTCAGAAGGGGCCATCTATCTCCTGGGGTTTGCCAACGGATTGCGCTTGTGGCGTCCCCTGTTGCGGGACGGCGGACTGGTGGGGGTGAGTGAATGTAGTTGGATTCAGGACAATCCGCCTCGGGAAGTCAGGGAATTTTGGCAAGTGGAATATCCAGAAATGATGACAATTGAGGACAATCTTAAAACAGCAACCGAGGCGGGGTATGAGGTATTTGAACCCTTTATTTTACCGCGATCGCACTGGTGGGATGAATATCTAACGCCTCTGAGTCATCGAGTTAAGCAGTTACGCGCTTCGGGGAATCTCACCCCAGCATTATCCCAAGTCCTCGCCGAAACTGAACGAGAAATCGACATCTGCGATCGGTATGGGGACTTTTTTGGGTATGTCTTCTATCTCATGAAAAAACCATGA
- the aroF gene encoding 3-deoxy-7-phosphoheptulonate synthase: MKNAKLVSKSHPTQQTVLSMGNGPTIGGQDLLIIGGPCAVESLEQMETVARHLAHAPVQMLRGGVFKPRTSPYSFQGMGDAGLTILSAVRQRYGIPVVTEVMSVHQIESIVAHADLLQVGSRNMQNFDLLKALGEAGKPVLLKRGLAATLEEFVFAAEYILSHGNPDVILCERGIRSFDSFTRNILDLGAVVALKQITHLPVMVDPSHAAGKRELVAGLARAAVAAGADGLIIECHPEPEQSVSDARQALSLPEMVELVQSLGPVAAAVGRRVRGVESVRELSAA, translated from the coding sequence ATGAAAAATGCCAAACTCGTCAGCAAATCCCATCCCACCCAGCAAACCGTCCTCTCTATGGGCAATGGCCCCACTATCGGGGGCCAAGACTTATTAATCATCGGCGGTCCCTGTGCCGTGGAGAGTCTCGAACAAATGGAAACCGTCGCCCGTCACCTCGCCCATGCACCCGTGCAAATGTTACGCGGTGGCGTCTTCAAACCCCGCACCTCCCCTTACTCGTTCCAAGGCATGGGAGATGCGGGGTTAACTATTTTATCGGCAGTGCGCCAGCGCTATGGGATTCCTGTGGTGACGGAGGTGATGTCGGTTCATCAAATTGAAAGCATTGTCGCCCACGCGGATCTGTTACAAGTGGGCAGTCGGAATATGCAGAATTTCGACTTACTCAAAGCATTAGGGGAAGCGGGTAAACCTGTGTTGTTGAAGCGGGGACTGGCAGCAACCCTGGAAGAATTTGTGTTTGCTGCCGAATATATCCTGTCTCATGGGAATCCGGATGTGATTCTCTGTGAACGGGGGATCCGCAGTTTCGATTCGTTCACGCGGAATATTCTGGATTTGGGGGCAGTGGTGGCCCTGAAACAGATTACCCATTTGCCGGTGATGGTGGACCCGTCTCATGCGGCAGGTAAGCGAGAATTGGTGGCAGGATTAGCAAGGGCGGCGGTGGCGGCGGGTGCCGATGGGTTGATTATTGAGTGTCACCCGGAACCGGAACAGTCGGTTTCTGATGCCAGACAGGCGCTGTCTCTTCCGGAAATGGTAGAGTTGGTGCAGAGTTTGGGTCCGGTGGCGGCGGCAGTAGGGCGTCGGGTGCGTGGGGTGGAATCGGTGCGGGAATTATCGGCAGCTTAA
- a CDS encoding slr1659 superfamily regulator, with amino-acid sequence MEIKTDDYRLWYENETSTLTCQGSLRLNGMDEYDPIIQLLESAIDQEPETMILNLKGLEFLNSSGINVLSKFVIKVRQKKNVNLIVKGSKNLLWQGKSLKNLQRLMPSLELEWE; translated from the coding sequence ATGGAAATTAAGACTGACGATTATCGCCTGTGGTATGAGAATGAAACCTCAACACTAACCTGCCAGGGTTCCCTGCGGTTGAATGGTATGGATGAATATGACCCCATTATTCAATTACTCGAAAGTGCGATCGACCAAGAACCGGAAACAATGATTCTCAATCTCAAGGGCCTAGAGTTTTTAAATAGCTCGGGGATCAACGTACTTTCCAAGTTTGTGATCAAGGTACGGCAGAAAAAAAACGTGAATCTGATTGTCAAAGGGTCTAAAAACCTGCTCTGGCAGGGAAAATCATTGAAGAACTTACAGCGCCTGATGCCGTCTTTAGAACTGGAATGGGAATAG